A single genomic interval of Penicillium psychrofluorescens genome assembly, chromosome: 2 harbors:
- a CDS encoding uncharacterized protein (ID:PFLUO_002940-T1.cds;~source:funannotate), which translates to MADPFSVAGGAVGIISLGIQLSKEIASYTAAWRDYDEDIQILGIKAEELQTPFKRLRELVEDTRLTDPESASDLNEKASSLQRQIEKVKKNLDQYKPVFPDRSIGKLRNKLKKAAYPITTRDALRDMKSDMDGMQSTIQTALAL; encoded by the coding sequence ATGGCCGATCCATTTTCGGTTGCAGGTGGTGCAGTCGGTATTATCTCACTCGGTATTCAGCTGAGCAAGGAGATTGCCTCCTACACGGCAGCATGGCGGGACTACGATGAGGATATCCAAATTCTTGGTATCAAGGCAGAAGAGCTGCAAACACCATTCAAGAGACTACGTGAATTAGTGGAGGATACCCGACTGACCGACCCCGAGTCTGCGAGTGACCTCAACGAGAAGGCTTCAAGTCTTCAACGTCAGATAGAAAAGGTTAAGAAAAATCTGGACCAGTACAAGCCTGTCTTCCCTGATAGGAGCATTGGCAAACTTCGCAACAAGCTCAAGAAAGCCGCCTATCCGATTACTACGCGAGATGCTTTACGCGATATGAAGAGTGACATGGACGGTATGCAGTCAACCATACAGACAGCATTGGCTTTGTGA
- a CDS encoding uncharacterized protein (ID:PFLUO_002941-T1.cds;~source:funannotate), which yields MKNIDLDIQGYIQFTDNTTYWQDNSFQFIFQNATSFWLWGGEGVAVYGGGTINGNGQVWYDLYAENPVLNRPSLIGIEGLHNSVISNLNLRQSPTYHFFMANSSEVVIDGLSLISVSSSDNEAANTDGIDTYRSNNVALQNWVVNNGDDCVSFKPNSTNMLVQNMHCNGSHGISVGSLGQYENTYSIVENVYVYNVSMVSALTGARVKVWPNTPSSEAADLQGGGGSGRVNNIVFDTFTVKDVDYAIELDQCYGQSNLTLCYENPSPLNISNVVFKNFQGTASSKYAPDIATFACSSNTSCSNIQAMNINVQGPEGSLAYCNDVDESSLVGVNCTGPYKGFE from the exons ATGAAAAACATCGACCTCG ATATCCAAGGATACATTCAATTCACCGATAACACAACCTACTGGCAAGACAATAGCTTTCAGTTTATCTTTCAGAATGCCACAAGCTTCTGGCTTTggggtggagagggtgtTGCGGTCTACG GAGGAGGTACGATCAATGGCAACGGACAGGTCTGGTACGATTTGTATGCCGAAAACCCGGTTCTGAATCGTCCAAGCCTGATCGGCATCGAGGGTTTGCATAACTCTGTTATTTCGAACCTTAACCT GAGACAGTCACCCACATATCACTTTTTCATGGCCAACTCCTCTGAAGTGGTGATTGACGGGCTGAGCCTGATCAGTGTCTCGTCAAGTGACAATGAAGCTGCAAACACAGACGGCATCG ATACGTATAGGTCTAATAACGTGGCACTTCAAAACTGG GTAGTGAAtaatggtgatg ACTGTGTTAGTTTCAAGCCGAACAGCACGAATATGCTTGTTCAGAACATGCATTGTAACGGTTCACACGGGATTTCTGTCGGATCTCTCGGCCAATATGAAAACAC ATACTCTATCGTCGAAAATGTCTATGTCTATAATGTCTCGATGGTTTCTGCCCTGACAGGTGCACGAGTGAAAGT TTGGCCAAACACTCCGTCATCTGAAGCGGCTGATCTGCAGGGAggtggtggcagtggcagaGTGAATAATATTGTTTTCGACACATTCACTGTCAAAGAC GTGGACTACGCCATCGAACTGGACCAGTGCTACGGCCAGAGTAATCTTACTCTGTGTTACGAGAATCCTAGTCCTCTCAATATCAGCAATGTGGTATTCAAAAACTTCCAAGGCACAGCCAGCAGCAAATATGCTCCCGATATTGCGACTTTCGCTTGCAGTTCGAATACGTCTTGTTCTAACATTCAGGCAATGAACATTAACGTCCAGGGTCCAGAAGGGTCTCTGGCTTACTGTaatgatgttgatgagtCTTCGCTGGTCGGTGTGAATTGCACAGGTCCCTACAAGGGCTTtgaatga
- a CDS encoding uncharacterized protein (ID:PFLUO_002942-T1.cds;~source:funannotate), with the protein MRIAIASFVLAYATTIAGLLVVSPVKGEKVDLSKPVTIKWQSVSTDPKTFSIYLVNQDTFPNVETLIASDVDTSKGHYTMKAQDGDDEYTNLPVLLSQRTSLIFP; encoded by the exons ATGCGCATCGCAATTGCGTCTTTCGTTTTGGCCTATGCTACTACCATTGCAG GGCTGCTTGTGGTATCACCTGTCAAGGGCGAAAAGGTCGACTTGAGCAAGCCTGTGACAATTAAATGGCAGTCTGTCAG CACCGACCCGAAAACGTTCTCGATCTATCTCGTCAACCAGGACACCTTCCCCAATGTAGAGACACTGATTGCCTCAGATGTGGATACCTCGAAGGGTCACTACACGATGAAGGCtcaggatggagatgacgagTACACCAACCTCCCCGTTCTTCTCAGTCAAAGGACCTCGTTGATTTTTCCATAG
- a CDS encoding uncharacterized protein (ID:PFLUO_002943-T1.cds;~source:funannotate) yields the protein MAPDTGVIQEIETHIQLVKYHPDEASDARAQRRQLEEELATAPLFSSLIRSVLCKKSQGDAEEAEYYQQYGLLGLRVHGHPILRPENHLVYANIAAPWSAFICGSQGSGKSHTLSVFLENALILASPAGRLTSPLTGLALHYDKFTAFSSTQLCEAACLCSSGIPVRVLVSPTNYANMKEAYSNVPGLGDAAKKYLTVEPMYLPQESLNLSMMKTLMGIDTMREQPLYVEVIMKILRGMAISNQGGSGFNYAQFKCQLEDAHFMKGQEIPLKMRLDVLESFFHPQTVPGANGTGKTKAHRKPRQADIWQFRKGGLTIIDLSCPFVSPDDACALFNICISLFLMHRKDSGRIIALDEAHKQRHLGTRVVIATQEPTVSPKLLDLCNISIIYRFSSPAWFKEIQAHIAGAAIEVSDSRTSKTTSDLFRQITSLPTGEALVFCPSALLDTAQYGSEYQNVARKSEMMVDGEVNSYQNTAIQLGPKHARICIRDRITADGGRSVMEV from the exons ATGGCTCCTGACACTGGTGTAATTCAAGAGATCGAGACGCACATCCAGCTGGTCAAGTACCATCCAGATGAGGCTTCCGATGCTCGCGCACAGAGAcgccagctggaggaagagcttGCGACTgctcctctcttctcctctctcaTTCGCTCCGTGCTCTGTAAAAAAAGCCaaggagatgcagaagaggCTGAATATTATCAGCAGTatggcctgctgggcctTCGGGTTCACGGTCATCCGATTCTGCGCCCCGAGAATCACCTCGTGTACGCCAACATCGCTGCTCCGTGGTCTGCATTTATTTGTGGAAGCCAAGGCAGCGGAAAGAGCCACACGCTCTCTGTGTTTTTAGAGAATGCGCTGATCTTGGCTTCTCCTGCGGGCAGGCTGACCTCCCCTCTGACGGGGCTGGCTTTGCACTATGATAAGTTCACTGCCTTTTCCTCCACCCAACTGTGCGAAGCTGCCTGCCTCTGCTCGTCTGGCATTCCAGTTCGCGTCCTTGTTTCCCCGACAAACTATGCCAACATGAAGGAGGCCTATTCGAACGTTCCTGGTCTCGGAGATGCCGCGAAGAAATATCTTACCGTTGAACCGATGTATCTGCCCCAGGAGAGCCTGAATCTCAGCATGATGAAGACCCTCATGGGCATTGACACCATGAGAGAGCAGCCTCTTTACGTTGAG GTGATTATGAAGATTCTCCGAGGCATGGCTATCAGCAACCAGGGAGGATCCGGCTTCAACTATGCCCAGTTCAAGTGCCAGCTGGAGGACGCGCACTTCATGAAGGGACAAGAAATCCCGTTGAAGATGCGACTGGACGTGCTCGAATCTTTCTTCCACCCTCAAACCGTCCCTGGCGCAAATGGCACCGGGAAAACCAAGGCTCACCGGAAACCACGACAGGCAGATATCTGGCAGTTTAGGAAGGGGGGTCTAACAATCATTGACCTGAGCTGCCCATTTGTTAGTCCGGATGATGCCTGTGCGCTTTTCAACATTTGcatctcgctcttcctcatGCATCGCAAGGATTCTGGTCGTATCATCGCTTTGGATGAAGCTCACAAG cagcgccacctGGGCACGCGCGTCGTAATCGCAACCCAGGAGCCAACCGTCTCGCCGAAGCTCCTCGACCTTTGCAATATCAGTATCATCTACCGATTCTCTTCCCCTGCCTGGTTCAAGGAAATCCAGGCTCACATTGCCGGGGCAGCGATTGAAGTGTCGGACTCGAGAACCTCGAAGACGACGTCAGATCTGTTCCGCCAAATCACGTCTCTGCCCACTGGCGAGGCGTTGGTTTTCTGTCCGTCCGCGCTTTTAGACACTGCCCAGTACGGCTCGGAGTATCAGAATGTGGCGAGAAAGTCGGAAATGATGGTCGACGGGGAAGTTAACTCTTATCAGAACACAGCTATTCAGCTCGGCCCGAAACACGCACGAATCTGCATCCGAGACCGAATCACTGCTGACGGTGGGCGCAGCGTAATGGAGGTGTAA